The genomic region TTCCGCGCTCAACGACGAGGTCGACGCGGCCTACCGCGCGAAGTACGGCCACTACGCGGCGAACATCGTCAAGGCCATCACCGGCCCCGAGGCGAGCTCCACGACGATGCGGCTCGTGCCACGCCCGGCGGAGTCCGCCGCGTAGGGCGCGCTCTCCGCGTGAGCGGAGCCGTTCGTCGTTCTAACCCTCGCGTCGCAGCAGGGCCGAGAGATGGTGTTGCAGCGGCTGGCCGACCGCCTCCAGGTCATGCTCGAACGTGAGCGTGTCGTCGTCGGTCAACGTGTAGCGGCGGCGGGTGGCGCCGACCTTCTTGGCGGTGGGGGCGAGAGCCACCTCGTGGGTGGAGAGGTCGACCACGCGGCCGGTCGCACGGCCGACCATGATCTCCGCGATGCCGGTGGGCTGGGTGATCAGCGCCTCCACCCTGCCTTCGGGCTGGAGCCGCCACCAGCCGCTCTCCCGGGCCGACGGACGCAGCGGAGCGTCCTCGGCGTCGAGCAGCCAGGCCCTGGCCTCGTAACGCAGGAAGGGGCGGCCGTCGTGACTGAAGGTCACCTCCTGCGCGTACGCGAAGTCCCCCGTGAGCGTCGGATACCCGCCCTGGCCCCGGCCGCGCCACGAACCCAGGAGGCCGAGCACGGGTTCGAGCAGTGCGTGCGGCGCCGGCGCCTCGTTCGGCCGGTGGCCGTCGGGGTACGGAAGCTCGGGTGCGGGGTCGAACACGGTGTGCGCTCCTGGGGTGGGTGCCGGTGCCGACCGGAAGCCTAGGCCGTCGGCTCCCTTGGCGCCCCGAAAGCGCCGGGGTGGGTGCGAACGCGGCGGGGTGGGCGCCGTTCGTACGACGCCCACCCCTGCCTACCGCTGACTAGACCCGCTGTTCGGGATCAGCTGCACCTGCGTCCGGAGTTGATGCACTGCACCATCTTGTTCGTCACCTTCTGGTCGAACACGTTGATGAAGTCACCGTGGTCCGTGATCGGCTTGTGCGCCTGCTCGGGGAACCCGTCCAGGGAGAAGAAGGGCCGGGTCTTCCCGTTGTCCTTCAGGCTGGGCGCGTCCACGTCGTACACGAGCCGCTGAACCAGCTGCGGAATGGCCTTGAAGCCGGTCGGGCAGTTGCCCTTGGCGTCAGCGAAGGCCACGTGCGTACGGTGGTTGGCGCTGTCGATGTTGGAACCGTCCCAGCAGCTCTGGAACTTGAAGGTGCGCACCACGTCCCGGCCCGACGGGCAGAGGGGGTACTTGTCCTTCAGCTGCACCTTGCTCTCGAAGCCCGTGCAGCTCCAGGAGGCGTTGGCGTTGGTCGGGCCGTTCGTGAACGCCTTGGCGTCACCGGTGATGATGCGCAGGAGCTGCGGCATCGCCACGACCTTGCCGCGCGGGCTGCCCACGAAGTCCAGCGTGGCCTGCTTGGCCGTCAGGATGCGGCCGGTGTTGCCTTCGGCCCCGCCGCCCAGCCGGTCGGCGTCGAACTCCTTGGTGCCGTCCTGCAGGCGCAGCACCGGCCAGTAGTAGGACGACTTGTCGCCCTTGTTCTTGCAGCTGGTGTTGGCCTTGAGGAAGTCCTGGTCGCTGGTGAAGGCGTCGTTGTCCTGGTTGCCGATGTAGTCGTGCACGTGGTGGGCGCCGTTGGTGACACCGGGCGCGACGATGACGTTGTCGCTGTTGTACAGCTTGTTGGCGTTCACCCCGCACTTGGTGACGAAGGTGCCCCTGGACGCCTTCGACGACTTGCGCGGTGTGCTCACGTTGCGGCGGACCTTGGTGATGTCCACGTAGTCGGCGGCGACGGGCCCGTTACCGGCGGCGGGCTGACCTGCGGCGGGCTGACCCGAGGCGGGCTGGCCGGAGGCAGGCTGAGCCGAGGCCGGCTGACTGGCGGCGGGCTGGTTGCCGGTGGCGCGCAACGTACAGGGCGCCAGCGCCTCAAGGCCCTGCGGCTTGGTGCCCACACGGCCGATGGCGGTGACGATCCGGTCGATCGTCGCCTTCCGCTTGTCCTTCAGCGGATTCACGATGGCGTTCTGAGCGAAGTTGGCGTCCTGCTGAATCGCCCGCTGGGAGGTGGAGAGGCGCTGGTAGGCCTCGGACACCTGCTTGTCGAGCAGGGCCAGTTCCTTGTCGACCTGGGTCCTGGCCTGGGCGGGAACCGCCTTCAACTGCTGGCCCACGTCGGGGCAGTCGATGGTGGAGGATCCGGCCGCGAGAGCCTGATTCTGGGCCGAGCCCTTCGAAGCGCCGGTTTCACCGGCCGAGGCGTAGATGTTGGCCGCGACGAGTCCGCCGGCCCCCATGGCCAGTGCGGCCGCCGCGCCCACCACCCGAACGGTGGTCTTCGACTTCTTTCGCGTGTTGCGTCTCATCAGGCCTCTCTGAACTTCCTCGGAACCGGCGGGACTTCCGGTGTGAGCGAAACTGACCCTTGATACGGATGTGCTCACAGGATGTTCAGCGAATTCTCACATTCATAGTTTCCTCCACCCGCAAACCGGGCATTGGAACCCGACTCGGGCACCGGAACAACTGCCTCCGCTCCACCAAGTGGCCAACACCCCGTTGACCAACACAAGGGGCACGACGGCCCGTTCGGCGCGCCAAGCTCCGTACGGACGGCACACCCACGTGGCGGCCCCTTCGGTGCAGAACGGAAATGCCGACAAGGCATCCCGTCGGACGCCTCGTCACCACCGTCCGTACGCGGCTTGTCAGGAAGACAGTTCGTGGCCCGACTCGGCACGCTCCTCCAGCGCGGACCTGGCGTCGCGGAAGAGCGTCTTTCCGTAGTCGCGGTACGGGAGCGAGTGCGCGTACCGGAAGTGTTCACGCACCGCGGTCCGCGCGGCCTCGGGGTCCCTGGCCTCCAGTGCCTCGACGATCTGGTCGTGCGATCCGATGCCCCACTGCTCCCCGCTCTCCGGGTCCGGGGGGATGGAGCTGACGATGATGAGCTCCTGCAGCGGTTCGATCAGCAGCTCCAGCGCGGGCAGTCGCAGCGCTTTGATGATCGACAGGTGGAACTGCAGGTGCTCGTCGTGCGCTGTCGGCCAGTCCTCGGCCCGGACCCCGTCCTCAAAGCGCCGCAAGTGTCCGCGCATCATGCGCAAGGCCTCATCGTCACAGACACGCGCGGCCTCGGCAGCGAGCGTGGACTCAAGAGTGATGCGGGCGGCGAGGACCTCCCCGATGGTGACGCCTGATCGCTGCATTCGGAGCGTCAGGGCGGTGGTGACGATGTCGTCCCGGGGCACCGAGACGAAGATCCCGTGTCCCTGCCGGACCTCGACGAGCCCCATGGAGGACAGGGTTCGCAAGGCGTCGCGCACGACACTGAGGGAAACCCCGAGCGAATCCGACAGGGCTTCCGCTGTGGGCATCCGACTGCCCGGCGCGTATTCCTCGTGCACGATCGCCCGCCGCAGCCGTGCCACGACCTGGTCGCTGAGCCTGCCCACTTGATCTCCTCGCTCTGTCCCTCGCGCCCGACACTGCGCCCCGGAACGCCACTTACCGTGACGGCGGCACTGCCCCAAGTGATCGTGACGGCGAGGTCTTGTCAGGGAAATGCATCATACCTATGCTCCGAATGCATCATAAGTATGATGCTTCCGTAGCTCCTGGTGGGTGCTTACGCCTGTCAGGGATCAACACAGGAGTCGGCAGATGAAAGTTCTGCACGGGATCGCCGCGACAGGTGTCGCGCTGGCGGTGCTCGGGATGAGTGCATGCAGCAACAACGACAGCACCAGTACCGGCGCGCAGCCCACGAAGGCTGGTCTGCCCGCCGCGCCGCTCAAGGTGAAGAGCGCGGTGGACTCGGCGCTGCTGGGGAAGTTCCCGGACGGCGTACGCAAGAGTGGCGTACTGCGGCTCGCGGCCGACCCCAACTATCCGCCCAGCGCCTTCAAAAGCTCCTCGGGGGAGATCATCGGCGTCGGTGCCGACTTCGCCGCGGCCCTCACGGCTCGGACCGGACTGCGGGTCGAATGGGTGGAGGTGCCCTTCGACGGCATGCTCGCTGGTCTCAAGGCGCACCGATTCGACGCCAGTTGGTCGGCGTGGACGGTTACCCAGGAGCGCACTGAAGTCCTGAACCTGGTCAGCTACCTCAACGAAGGTACGTCCGCGCTGGTGAAGGCCGGCAACCCCAAGGGGATCAAGAAGTCGCTCGACCTGTGCGGGCTTACGGTCGCCGCGCAGACCGGCACGGCACAGGCTCAGGGGAACATGGACAGCCTCCAGGAAGAGTGCGCGAAGGCGGGCAAGTCCAAGGTCAAGCCGATGATCGTGCCGCAGCAGAGCAACGTCAACCAAGCGGTCGCCACCGGGCGTGCCGACGCGATGCTCGCCGACAACTCGGCGGTCGCCTACCAGGCGAAGCTCCAGCCGGATCTGTTCCAGTCCGTGGACACCATCCTGCTCAGTCCCGCGGAGGCCGGGGTGGCCGTGCCCAAGGACGAGGAGAAGCTCGCGGCGGCGCTGACGGCGTTCTACAACGGGCTGATCGCCGACGGGACGTACACGAAGATCCTCGAGCGCTGGGACATAGCGAATGCGGCGGTGAAGAAGTCGCAGGTCAATGTGGTGGCGTCATGAGCGGGAGCGCCTCGACGAGCGCCGGCGAGAAGGGGCGTACCCGCACCGACACACGTTCGGGTGACGACAGCATGGACGTGACAGCCCTTGTCGCGGCAGCTGAGCACGAACTGGTCCGCCGCCGCTCAGTCGGGCGGATGATCGCCGGTGGAACGATCCTGGTGCTCGCCGGGTTCACCATCGCGATCCTGTTCACCAACCCCGGCTTCGACTGGCCGACGGTCGGGCGCTACCTCTTCGACGTCGGCGTACTCGAAGGCATTGCCGTGACACTGGAGCTGACCGTCGCCGCGATGCTCGTCGGCATCGTCGGCGGGGTCGTGCTCGCCGTGATGCGGCGTTCGGAGAGCGCCCTGCCCCGCAACGCAGCCGGCCTGTACATCTGGTTCTTCCGCGGCACACCGGTGCTCGTCCAGGTGCTGTTCTGGGGGTTCGCGGCTTCGTTGTTCCCCCGGATCGGAATCGGCGTCCCGGGCGGTGGGTTCCTCGTGAGCTGGGACACGAACACGGTGATCCCGATCTTCGCGGCAGCGATCCTCGCGCTCGGGCTCAACGAGGCCGCGTACGTCGCGGAGATCGTCCGAGGCGGACTGCTCAGCGTGCCGCACGGGCAGTCGGAGGCCGCGGACGCACTGGGCCTGGGACGCCTCGCGACGCTGCGGTTCGTCGTACTGCCGCAGGCGATGCGGGCGATCATCCCGCCGATCGGGAACCAGTTCATCTCGATGCTGAAGATGACCTCGGTCGTGCTGGTCATCGGCGTCGGAGACCTGCTCGAGTCGGTCACACAGATCTACTCGCGCAACTACCTGCAGATCCCCATGCTGATCGTCGCGAGTATCTGGTACCTGGTCCTGACCACACTGCTCACCCTTCTCCAGGCGCGCCTGGAGAAGCGGTTCGGACGCAGCCTGACCCGAGTGGGGGAAGCGTGATGAGCTCAGGCACCGAGACCCGGCCGGTCGTCCAGGCCCACGACGTGCACAAGAGCTTCGGAGCACTGGAGGTGCTGAAGGGGATCGACCTGACGGTCGAACGCGGTGAGGTGGTCTGCCTGCTGGGGGCCTCCGGCTCGGGCAAGTCCACGTTCCTGCGCTGTATCAATCACCTGGAGACCGTGGACCGCGGGTACATCCTCGTCGGCGGCCGGCTGGTCGGTTCCGATCTCGTGCGGGGACGTCTGCACGAGGCGCGCCCGTCGGCTGTCGCGGAACGCAAGTCCCGGATCGGCATGGTGTTCCAGCAGTTCAACCTGTTTCCGCACATGACGGTCCTGGAGAACGTGACCCTGGCGCCGATGCGGGTGAAGAAGGAGAGCCGGGATGTCGCGGTCGAGCGCGGCGAAGGGCTGCTTCAACGGGTCGGTCTGGGAACCAAGCAGGACGCCTACCCGAGCCATCTCTCCGGCGGCCAGCAGCAGCGCGTCGCCATCGCCCGGGCGCTGGCGATGGAGCCGGAGCTGATGCTCTTCGACGAGCCCACGTCCGCGCTCGATCCCGAACTCGTCGGTGAGGTGCTCGACGTGATGCGTGACCTGGCCGCGTCGGGGATGACGATGATCGTGGTGACGCACGAGATGGGGTTCGCCCGTCAAGTGGCCGACACCGCGGTCTTCTTGAGCGAAGGACGCATCATCGAACAGGGGCCGCCGGACCAGGTCATCGGCGCGCCGACCCACGAACGCACCCGCTCCTTCCTGGGAAAGGTGCTGTGATGGCGCAGGACAAGCGGGCGCGGCAGGTCACCGACCGCATCGAGGCGCTCGCTCCCCAGCTGGTGGCGCTGAGCAGGAAGATCCACCGTCTGTCCGAGCTCGGGTTCGCCGAGCACCGATCGGTCGCCGCCCTGGCCGAGTTGGTGAGGGCGCACGGCAGTGAAGCGAGCGTCGGCGTGCACGGTATGGAGACGTCGCTCCAGGCGTCGGCCGGGAATCCGGACGGGCCGCGGATCGCGCTCCTGGCCGAGTACGACGCGCTTCCCGGCGTCGGCCACGGCTGCGGGCACAACGTCATCGCCGCGGCGGCGGCCGGGGCGTTTCTCGGGTTGGCCGACGTGATCGGTGACACGGGTGGCTCGGTCGTTCTCCTCGGCACTCCCGCCGAGGAGAACGGTTCCGGCAAGGAGATCATGGCCCGTGCCGGTGCCTTCGACGGGATCGACGCCGCGATCATGCTCCACCCCGCCCATCACGACGGCATCGACTTCGCCGCCCTCGGGCTGCGTTCGGTGGAGGTGACCTACCACGGGATTCCGGCTCATGCCTCGGCCCGGCC from Streptomyces sp. NBC_00878 harbors:
- a CDS encoding FABP family protein: MFDPAPELPYPDGHRPNEAPAPHALLEPVLGLLGSWRGRGQGGYPTLTGDFAYAQEVTFSHDGRPFLRYEARAWLLDAEDAPLRPSARESGWWRLQPEGRVEALITQPTGIAEIMVGRATGRVVDLSTHEVALAPTAKKVGATRRRYTLTDDDTLTFEHDLEAVGQPLQHHLSALLRREG
- a CDS encoding DUF1996 domain-containing protein; amino-acid sequence: MRRNTRKKSKTTVRVVGAAAALAMGAGGLVAANIYASAGETGASKGSAQNQALAAGSSTIDCPDVGQQLKAVPAQARTQVDKELALLDKQVSEAYQRLSTSQRAIQQDANFAQNAIVNPLKDKRKATIDRIVTAIGRVGTKPQGLEALAPCTLRATGNQPAASQPASAQPASGQPASGQPAAGQPAAGNGPVAADYVDITKVRRNVSTPRKSSKASRGTFVTKCGVNANKLYNSDNVIVAPGVTNGAHHVHDYIGNQDNDAFTSDQDFLKANTSCKNKGDKSSYYWPVLRLQDGTKEFDADRLGGGAEGNTGRILTAKQATLDFVGSPRGKVVAMPQLLRIITGDAKAFTNGPTNANASWSCTGFESKVQLKDKYPLCPSGRDVVRTFKFQSCWDGSNIDSANHRTHVAFADAKGNCPTGFKAIPQLVQRLVYDVDAPSLKDNGKTRPFFSLDGFPEQAHKPITDHGDFINVFDQKVTNKMVQCINSGRRCS
- a CDS encoding FadR/GntR family transcriptional regulator, producing MGRLSDQVVARLRRAIVHEEYAPGSRMPTAEALSDSLGVSLSVVRDALRTLSSMGLVEVRQGHGIFVSVPRDDIVTTALTLRMQRSGVTIGEVLAARITLESTLAAEAARVCDDEALRMMRGHLRRFEDGVRAEDWPTAHDEHLQFHLSIIKALRLPALELLIEPLQELIIVSSIPPDPESGEQWGIGSHDQIVEALEARDPEAARTAVREHFRYAHSLPYRDYGKTLFRDARSALEERAESGHELSS
- a CDS encoding ABC transporter substrate-binding protein, with translation MKVLHGIAATGVALAVLGMSACSNNDSTSTGAQPTKAGLPAAPLKVKSAVDSALLGKFPDGVRKSGVLRLAADPNYPPSAFKSSSGEIIGVGADFAAALTARTGLRVEWVEVPFDGMLAGLKAHRFDASWSAWTVTQERTEVLNLVSYLNEGTSALVKAGNPKGIKKSLDLCGLTVAAQTGTAQAQGNMDSLQEECAKAGKSKVKPMIVPQQSNVNQAVATGRADAMLADNSAVAYQAKLQPDLFQSVDTILLSPAEAGVAVPKDEEKLAAALTAFYNGLIADGTYTKILERWDIANAAVKKSQVNVVAS
- a CDS encoding amino acid ABC transporter permease, which produces MSGSASTSAGEKGRTRTDTRSGDDSMDVTALVAAAEHELVRRRSVGRMIAGGTILVLAGFTIAILFTNPGFDWPTVGRYLFDVGVLEGIAVTLELTVAAMLVGIVGGVVLAVMRRSESALPRNAAGLYIWFFRGTPVLVQVLFWGFAASLFPRIGIGVPGGGFLVSWDTNTVIPIFAAAILALGLNEAAYVAEIVRGGLLSVPHGQSEAADALGLGRLATLRFVVLPQAMRAIIPPIGNQFISMLKMTSVVLVIGVGDLLESVTQIYSRNYLQIPMLIVASIWYLVLTTLLTLLQARLEKRFGRSLTRVGEA
- a CDS encoding amino acid ABC transporter ATP-binding protein codes for the protein MSSGTETRPVVQAHDVHKSFGALEVLKGIDLTVERGEVVCLLGASGSGKSTFLRCINHLETVDRGYILVGGRLVGSDLVRGRLHEARPSAVAERKSRIGMVFQQFNLFPHMTVLENVTLAPMRVKKESRDVAVERGEGLLQRVGLGTKQDAYPSHLSGGQQQRVAIARALAMEPELMLFDEPTSALDPELVGEVLDVMRDLAASGMTMIVVTHEMGFARQVADTAVFLSEGRIIEQGPPDQVIGAPTHERTRSFLGKVL